The following nucleotide sequence is from Candidatus Nezhaarchaeales archaeon.
AATAAGGAAGGCTACGTTTATACCTACCGTGGACTTCTACCTTCTACGAATGGTAGAAGTAAGGGGAATATCTTATAAGGGGTTTAACCTTCTTAGTAGGGGTGGTTGTACTGCTAGCTTATGATGTGCTTAAACAAGCCGTTTTAACCGCGTTGAAGAGGAGTGTTACACGTTTACCGCAGGACGTTAAGGAAGCGATCTACCACGCCTATAGGACGGAGACAAGCCAACTAGGTAAAACCCAGCTTGAAGCTATAATTAAAAACTTCGAACTAGCTGAAAAATCTGAGTTACCAATCTGCCAGGATACAGGTATACCGTTATTCTACGTGAAGGTTGGCCCTACAACCTGTAGTCCTAAGCTTCTTGAGAAGGCGATAGTGGAAGCCGTACGTGAAGCTACGCTACAGGGCGTACTAAGGCCTAACGTAGTCCACCCTATTACGAGGAGGAATACTGGTGACAACACCGGGATCCATATACCCCATATCTACTGGGAGCCCGTGGATGAGGATTACGTTGAAATCACGGTTCTACCGAAGGGTGGAGGCTCCGAGAACATGAGTGCTTTCGCCATGTTGCCCACCGGGGCTGGAGTAGTAGGTGTGAAGGAATTCATTATGGAGGCTGTATTGAAGGCTGGAAGCCAACCTTGTCCGCCAACCATAATAGGCGTAGGTATTGGTGGATCAGCTGATATAGCGGTTAAACTGGCGAAACAAGCCGTTATGCGACCCTTAAACTTTAGGAGCCAAGACCCGGATACGGCTAAACTGGAGCAGGAACTTCTTGAAGCCGTGAATTCGACTGGTATAGGGCCTATGGGTTTGGGCGGTAAGTGGACGACGTTAGCCGTAAACATCGAGTACGCGCATTGTCATACTGCGAGCTTCCCTATAGCTTTAAACATGCAGTGCTGGGCGGCTCGTAGAGCGACCATAAAGCTTAACGTTAAGGGCGAGGTAGAACAGTTAACCCCGTAGGGTGGGAAGGTATGGGTGAGTTCCACCTTAAAACCCCTCTAACCGAGAAGGATGTTCGAAGCTTAAAGCTTGGAGACGTCGTTTACCTAACGGGTACAATTATAACTGCTAGGGATCAGGCTCATCGTCGAGCCTTAGAATACGTTAGTAAAGGTTTAAGGTTACCCTTAAACTTTGAAGGTAGCGCCATTTACCACGCTGGCCCTATCGCTTTAAAAACCGATAAAGGTTGGAAGGTAGTAGCGGCTGGTCCAACCACAAGCACTAGGATGGAGAAGCTTGAGGCTGAGTTCATAGAGAAGTTAGGCGTCCGCATGGTTATAGGTAAGGGAGGGATGGGGTTAAAGACCTCAGAGGCGATGAAGAGGTTTGGAGCAGTCTACTGCGCCTTCACTGGTGGAGCGGCTATTTTAGCGGCTAACGCTGTTAAAAGCGTTAGGAGTGTTGAATGGCTCGATCTAGGAGCACCTGAAGCCCTCTGGTCCTTGGAGGTTGAAAACTTCGGCCCCCTACTCGTAGCCATAGATTCGTATGGGGAAAACCTATACTTGAACGTCATTAGGAACGCTGAAGCAAAAGTTAAGGCCTTACTAGATCTTTGGCGGGGAAAGGCGTTAGCTTAACTAGCCTCATTTAAGGTTTTACCTTACTATAACAGCATGATCGTGTAGGATGCTTTAGCGTTCTCTAAGTTTCCTCCTCAACACTTTTCCTACTAACGTTTTCGGTATTTCGCTTACAAATTCTACCTCTCTAATCCTCTTATACGGAGCTACTCTTTCTTCGCAGTACTTTATTAGCTCGTCCTTGGATATGTTGAAGCCCTCCTTTAAGACTACGAAGGCCTTCGGGATTTCGCCGGCTTCAACGTCAGGCTTCCCGACTACGGCGCATTCCTTAACGGCTGGATGCGTATAAAGCACGTTTTCAAGCTCAGCCGGGTAAACGGAGTAACCCTTATACTTTATGAGGTCCTTCTTCCTATCCACTATGTAGAAGTAGCCTTCCACATCCATCTTAGCGAGGTCTCCGGTGTAAAGCCATCCATCCCTAAGTGTTTTCCTTGTTTCCTCGTCCTTCTTCCAGTAGCCCTTCATAACCTGCGGCCCCCTGATAATGAGCTCCCCTACCTCCCCAGGTTTTAACTCGATGGTGCCGCTTTCCACATCTACGACTTTAGCCTCCGTATCGATTATCGGTATACCTATTGATCCCTCCTTCACCCTTTCAGGGGGGTTCGTATGGGTTTCGGGTGATGCTTCAGTTAAGCCGTAGCCAGGTATCATAGGGACCCCTGTAAGTGCTTCCCACCTCCTCTTTAACTCGATGGGTATCGGCATAGCTCCTACCTTAACGTAGCGTAGCGATGAAAGGTCGTACTTCTTTATCGCCGGATGGTTAATGAGGATGTTAAACATGGTAGCTGATCCATACCACGTCGTAGCTTTCTCCTTTTCAACGGTTTCAAGCGCTTCCTCAGGGTTAAAGCGCGGCATTAGAATGGTGCGAGCCCCTACGTAGATTGGCGAGTTCATACAGACGCATGAACCCCACGTATGACAGAGCGGTAGTACTCCCATAACCACTTCCCGCTCGGTCCACTTAAACCATGTAGCGTTTTGAATGGCGTTAACAACTAGATTGTAGTGGGTCATCATAGCCCCTTTAGGCATCCCCGTCGTACCACCCGTATACTGTAGTACGGCTACGTCCTCCTTCGGCTTCACCGTGAAACTCGGCGGCTTTAAGTCCCGCTTTAAAAGCTCATTGAGACGTAAGGCTTCTTGATCCCCATTGTCTACTACGATCACCCCTTTCAGCTTAACACTAGCCGTCCTCTTAAGGGTTGGATAGAGGTCGCTTTGAGTAATCGCAAAAATTGCTTCAGAATCTTCAAGCTGATACTTCAATTCAAACTCCTTATATAGGGGGTTAGCCGCGGTAACAATGCCACCGGCCTTTAAAATGGCGTAGTAACTTATTACGAACTCTAGAACGTTGGGTAGAAAGATTAGGACCCTTTCACCCTGTAGTAACCCCATTTCTACGAGGGAGGCAGCCAACCTATCCGTTAAACGATCAAGGTCCTCGAAGGTTAACGATCGATTTCGACATTTAAAAGCCACTTTCTCAGGGCTTTTAGCGGCAGTACTACTTAGTAGAGCGAAAAGCGGTACTTCAGGGTACTTTAAGCTCCTAGGCACCCCGTTAGGCCAATATTTAAACCAAGGCTTCTCTAAACTCAACACCGTTAAACCGCCCCTACC
It contains:
- a CDS encoding FumA C-terminus/TtdB family hydratase beta subunit, translated to MGEFHLKTPLTEKDVRSLKLGDVVYLTGTIITARDQAHRRALEYVSKGLRLPLNFEGSAIYHAGPIALKTDKGWKVVAAGPTTSTRMEKLEAEFIEKLGVRMVIGKGGMGLKTSEAMKRFGAVYCAFTGGAAILAANAVKSVRSVEWLDLGAPEALWSLEVENFGPLLVAIDSYGENLYLNVIRNAEAKVKALLDLWRGKALA
- a CDS encoding fumarate hydratase — encoded protein: MVVLLAYDVLKQAVLTALKRSVTRLPQDVKEAIYHAYRTETSQLGKTQLEAIIKNFELAEKSELPICQDTGIPLFYVKVGPTTCSPKLLEKAIVEAVREATLQGVLRPNVVHPITRRNTGDNTGIHIPHIYWEPVDEDYVEITVLPKGGGSENMSAFAMLPTGAGVVGVKEFIMEAVLKAGSQPCPPTIIGVGIGGSADIAVKLAKQAVMRPLNFRSQDPDTAKLEQELLEAVNSTGIGPMGLGGKWTTLAVNIEYAHCHTASFPIALNMQCWAARRATIKLNVKGEVEQLTP
- a CDS encoding long-chain fatty acid--CoA ligase, with the translated sequence MLSLEKPWFKYWPNGVPRSLKYPEVPLFALLSSTAAKSPEKVAFKCRNRSLTFEDLDRLTDRLAASLVEMGLLQGERVLIFLPNVLEFVISYYAILKAGGIVTAANPLYKEFELKYQLEDSEAIFAITQSDLYPTLKRTASVKLKGVIVVDNGDQEALRLNELLKRDLKPPSFTVKPKEDVAVLQYTGGTTGMPKGAMMTHYNLVVNAIQNATWFKWTEREVVMGVLPLCHTWGSCVCMNSPIYVGARTILMPRFNPEEALETVEKEKATTWYGSATMFNILINHPAIKKYDLSSLRYVKVGAMPIPIELKRRWEALTGVPMIPGYGLTEASPETHTNPPERVKEGSIGIPIIDTEAKVVDVESGTIELKPGEVGELIIRGPQVMKGYWKKDEETRKTLRDGWLYTGDLAKMDVEGYFYIVDRKKDLIKYKGYSVYPAELENVLYTHPAVKECAVVGKPDVEAGEIPKAFVVLKEGFNISKDELIKYCEERVAPYKRIREVEFVSEIPKTLVGKVLRRKLRER